In a single window of the Bubalus kerabau isolate K-KA32 ecotype Philippines breed swamp buffalo chromosome 18, PCC_UOA_SB_1v2, whole genome shotgun sequence genome:
- the GFM2 gene encoding ribosome-releasing factor 2, mitochondrial isoform X5 translates to MSNLRIFAVNRKKISSLHYFNNMCSSKIRASLKRLKLHVLLGRNYSSRPGLIGNDIKSLHSIINPPIAKIRNIGIMAHIDAGKTTTTERILYYSGYTRSLGDVDDGDTVTDFMAQERERGITIQSAAVTFDWKGYRINLIDTPGHVDFTLEVERCLRVLDGAVAVFDASAGVEAQTLTVWRQADKHKVPRICFLNKMDKIGASFNYAVESIREKLKAKPLLLQLPIGEGKAFKGVVDVVGKEKLLWNPNSDDGKDFERKPLLKMSDPKLLKETTEARNALIEQVADLDDEFADLVLGEFSENFDLLPAEKLQAAIHRVTLAQTAVPVLCGSALKNKGVQPLLDAITMYLPSPEERNYEFLQWYKGDLCALAFKVLHDKQRGPLVFMRIYSGMIKPQTAIHNINGNCTERISRLLLPFADQHIEIPLLTAGNIALTVGLKHTATGDTIVSSRSSALAASRRAKREGEKKQKENSEAERLLLAGVEIPEPVFFCTIEPPSMAKQPDLDHALKCLQREDPSLKVKLDPDSGQLFLH, encoded by the exons ATGTCCAATTTAAGGATATTTGCAGTGAATCGGAAGAAAATATCCAGCTTGCACTACTTTAAT AATATGTGTTCCTCTAAAATAAGAGCAAGTCTAAAAAGATTAAAGCTAcatgtgctccttggaagaaattacAGTTCCCGACCAG GTTTAATAGGAAATGATATCAAGTCCCTTCATTCCATCATCAATCCTCCTATTGCTAA AATTCGTAATATTGGAATTATGGCTCATATTGATGCAGGAAAAACTACCACCACAGAAAGAATTTTATATTATTCTGGATACACAAGATCACTGGGAG ATGTTGATGATGGAgacacagtgacagatttcatggCTCAAGAGCGAGAACGAGGCATAACTATTCAGTCAGCTGCTGTCACATTTGATTGGAAGGGGTACAGAATCAATCTTATTGATACACCAG GTCATGTGGATTTTACCTTGGAGGTTGAGCGCTGCCTGAGAGTGTTAGATGGTGCAGTGGCCGTGTTTGATGCCTCTGCCGGTGTAGAG GCACAAACTCTTACAGTATGGAGGCAAGCTGATAAGCACAAGGTACCTCgaatctgttttttaaacaagATGGACAAAATTGGAGCGAg ttttaactACGCAGTTGAAAGCATCAGAGAGAAGCTGAAGGCAAAACCTTTGCTTTTACAG TTACCAATTGGTGAAGGCAAAGCTTTCAAAGGAGTGGTGGATGTAGTAGGTAAAGAAAAACTTCTTTGGAATCCCAATTCAGATGATGGAAAAGACTTTGAGAGAAAACCCCTCTTGAAAATGAGTGATCCTAAATTgctgaaagaaacaacagaagcaaGGAATGCCTTAATTGAACAA GTTGCAGATTTGGATGATGAATTTGCTGACTTAGTTTTAGGAGAATTTAGTGAGAATTTTGATTTGCTACCAGCTGAAAAG CTACAAGCTGCAATACACAGAGTAACACTGGCTCAGACAGCAGTGCCTGTGCTTTGTGGAAGTGCCCTGAAAAACAAAGGGGTCCAGCCCTTATTAGACGCTATTACTATGTACTTGCCTTCACCGGAAGAACGCAACTATGAATTTCT GCAATGGTATAAGGGTGACTTATGTGCCCTGGCATTTAAAGTCCTCCATGACAAGCAGCGAGGCCCACTGGTTTTTATGCGCATATACTCAGGCATGATAAAACCGCAAACAGCCATCCATAATATTAATGGAAACTGCAC GGAGAGGATAAGTCGTCTACTTTTGCCATTTGCCGACCAACATATAGAAATCCCTTTACTGACTGCTGGTAACATTGCTTTGACTGTTGGGCTTAAACAT ACTGCTACCGGGGACACCATTGTCTCATCCAGGTCCAGCGCATTAGCTGCGTCTCGTCGAGCcaaaagggagggagaaaagaagcagaaagaaaacagtgaaGCAGAGAGGCTTTTATTGGCTGGCGTGGAGATTCCAGAACCTGTTTTTTTCTGTACCATAGAACCTCCATCAATGGCTAAGCAGCCAG ATTTGGATCATGCATTGAAATGCCTTCAGCGTGAAGATCCCAGTTTGAAAGTGAAGCTAGATCCTGATTCTGGACAA CTTTTTTTACACTGA
- the GFM2 gene encoding ribosome-releasing factor 2, mitochondrial isoform X3, with protein sequence MSNLRIFAVNRKKISSLHYFNNMCSSKIRASLKRLKLHVLLGRNYSSRPGLIGNDIKSLHSIINPPIAKIRNIGIMAHIDAGKTTTTERILYYSGYTRSLGDVDDGDTVTDFMAQERERGITIQSAAVTFDWKGYRINLIDTPGHVDFTLEVERCLRVLDGAVAVFDASAGVEAQTLTVWRQADKHKVPRICFLNKMDKIGASFNYAVESIREKLKAKPLLLQLPIGEGKAFKGVVDVVGKEKLLWNPNSDDGKDFERKPLLKMSDPKLLKETTEARNALIEQVADLDDEFADLVLGEFSENFDLLPAEKLQAAIHRVTLAQTAVPVLCGSALKNKGVQPLLDAITMYLPSPEERNYEFLQWYKGDLCALAFKVLHDKQRGPLVFMRIYSGMIKPQTAIHNINGNCTERISRLLLPFADQHIEIPLLTAGNIALTVGLKHTATGDTIVSSRSSALAASRRAKREGEKKQKENSEAERLLLAGVEIPEPVFFCTIEPPSMAKQPDLDHALKCLQREDPSLKVKLDPDSGQTVLCGMGELHIEIIHDRIKREYGLETYLGPLQVAYREAILNSVRATDTLDRTLGDKRHLVTVELEAKPMETSSLLPVIEYAASVAGDLSQASQEAFENGVHSACLQVCPLRDKKKRLMEAS encoded by the exons ATGTCCAATTTAAGGATATTTGCAGTGAATCGGAAGAAAATATCCAGCTTGCACTACTTTAAT AATATGTGTTCCTCTAAAATAAGAGCAAGTCTAAAAAGATTAAAGCTAcatgtgctccttggaagaaattacAGTTCCCGACCAG GTTTAATAGGAAATGATATCAAGTCCCTTCATTCCATCATCAATCCTCCTATTGCTAA AATTCGTAATATTGGAATTATGGCTCATATTGATGCAGGAAAAACTACCACCACAGAAAGAATTTTATATTATTCTGGATACACAAGATCACTGGGAG ATGTTGATGATGGAgacacagtgacagatttcatggCTCAAGAGCGAGAACGAGGCATAACTATTCAGTCAGCTGCTGTCACATTTGATTGGAAGGGGTACAGAATCAATCTTATTGATACACCAG GTCATGTGGATTTTACCTTGGAGGTTGAGCGCTGCCTGAGAGTGTTAGATGGTGCAGTGGCCGTGTTTGATGCCTCTGCCGGTGTAGAG GCACAAACTCTTACAGTATGGAGGCAAGCTGATAAGCACAAGGTACCTCgaatctgttttttaaacaagATGGACAAAATTGGAGCGAg ttttaactACGCAGTTGAAAGCATCAGAGAGAAGCTGAAGGCAAAACCTTTGCTTTTACAG TTACCAATTGGTGAAGGCAAAGCTTTCAAAGGAGTGGTGGATGTAGTAGGTAAAGAAAAACTTCTTTGGAATCCCAATTCAGATGATGGAAAAGACTTTGAGAGAAAACCCCTCTTGAAAATGAGTGATCCTAAATTgctgaaagaaacaacagaagcaaGGAATGCCTTAATTGAACAA GTTGCAGATTTGGATGATGAATTTGCTGACTTAGTTTTAGGAGAATTTAGTGAGAATTTTGATTTGCTACCAGCTGAAAAG CTACAAGCTGCAATACACAGAGTAACACTGGCTCAGACAGCAGTGCCTGTGCTTTGTGGAAGTGCCCTGAAAAACAAAGGGGTCCAGCCCTTATTAGACGCTATTACTATGTACTTGCCTTCACCGGAAGAACGCAACTATGAATTTCT GCAATGGTATAAGGGTGACTTATGTGCCCTGGCATTTAAAGTCCTCCATGACAAGCAGCGAGGCCCACTGGTTTTTATGCGCATATACTCAGGCATGATAAAACCGCAAACAGCCATCCATAATATTAATGGAAACTGCAC GGAGAGGATAAGTCGTCTACTTTTGCCATTTGCCGACCAACATATAGAAATCCCTTTACTGACTGCTGGTAACATTGCTTTGACTGTTGGGCTTAAACAT ACTGCTACCGGGGACACCATTGTCTCATCCAGGTCCAGCGCATTAGCTGCGTCTCGTCGAGCcaaaagggagggagaaaagaagcagaaagaaaacagtgaaGCAGAGAGGCTTTTATTGGCTGGCGTGGAGATTCCAGAACCTGTTTTTTTCTGTACCATAGAACCTCCATCAATGGCTAAGCAGCCAG ATTTGGATCATGCATTGAAATGCCTTCAGCGTGAAGATCCCAGTTTGAAAGTGAAGCTAGATCCTGATTCTGGACAA ACTGTCCTTTGTGGCATGGGGGAGTTACATATTGAAATAATTCATGACCGAATCAAGAGGGAATATGGACTAGAAACCTATCTCGGGCCCCTCCAGGTGGCATACCGAGAGGCCATCCTAAATTCGGTTCGTGCCACAG ATACCTTAGATAGAACTTTAGGAGACAAACGGCATCTTGTGACTGTAGAACTGGAAGCAAAACCCATGGAAACATCATCTCTTCTGCCCGTTATCGAGTATGCAGCAAGCGTTGCCGGAGACCTCTCGCAGGCCTCCCAAGAGGCCTTTGAAAATGGCGTTCACAGTGCGTGCCTCCAAG TCTGCCCTCTAAGGGATAAGaagaagaggcttatggaagcttcctga